GCAATAAGTTTTATAATCGAACTATATATATCATGGTATTATGGCTTTTTAGATTTTGAAACGTTTGAAAAAATTGAAAAAGAAATTATAAATAATTTTAATGTTCCATATAAATTGATTGAGCACATAGATTTTAAGGAATTTTATTGTAATAACAATTTTGCTCTTTTTACATCATCTGGAAAGATTATCGAATATATGATTCCATATGATGAATTAAAAAATATTTTAAAAGAAGTAAGGGAATATTTTAGAGGTGGATATTTGTGATGAGAAGACAACAAAAAAATTGGACTTTGATTGTGATTACCATATTATTAATAATAATTCCAACAATATTGGCCATAACTACCTCATATACGTTATATTTAAAATATAAAATAAGAAATCTTGAAATCAAGATTAATGAATTAAAAAAAGTACCGGATACTAAAAAAACTGAAAATAATAAATTAAAAAGTAATTTAAATGAAGATTTAAATATTGTTGAAATAGAAAAATTTCTTAATATAAAACCAAAAGGTATAATAGAAAAAGAAAAAGTAGATATGTATTATTTAATAAAAAAAGCAAAAAGTAGTTTTCAAAATTCGGAAAATGGAGGAATTAAATTATTAAATGAAAAAGAAGCATTTTTTCAAAGTATTGATTCTTTAGAACATGAAAAAAAATATTTTTTAACAAAAGTAGCAACAAATTTATATTCTTTTTATTCAGAATCATTTAATTTTGGAATACAAAAGGTCTATACAGTTCAACTGAGACTGTACTTAACAGAAGAGGATGCGTTTTTTACGGCTTTGACTTTACGTAATGCAGGGTTGCCGGTGTTTGTATATAGAGGAAGATTTAAAAATAGTGGTAAAAATTATTTTGCTATTTGTTCTGGATTGTTTTCAGAAATTGAAAATGCAAAGAAATATTTGAAAAGAATAGATGAAAAGAAAATATTACAACTTACAGGACTAAGTGTTAAAGATAGATTTTTAAAAAGTTTTGAATTAGTTGGGGAAAATGAAAATGAGAATGAATAAAGTAATTATAGTTATAATTATTTTTTTAATAGCATTATTAATATATTTGTTTAATAATGAGGAAAGTAGAGATATACAGTATAGTAAATATGAAAAAATTGATTTATCGAATTTCACAATAGATGAAATTGTTAAAATTCCTGGAATTGGGATAAAAAAAGCAACTGAAATAAAAAAATATGAAGAGGAATATGGCTTTAATTCTATTGAAGATTTGAAAAAAGTTCCTGGAATTGGGGAGAAAACATATCAAAAAATAAAGAAATATTTTTATATATCTCAAAATATATATATATTAAGAACAGTTGAGAAAATAAATTTAAATACAGCTTCATATGAAGAATTAATAAAATTACCTGGAATTGGAGAAAAGAGTGCTAAAAAAATAATAAATTATAGAAAAATAAAAAGAATTGAAAATCTGGAAGAATTAAGAAAAATAGGAATTAACAGTTCTCAAATAAAACAAATAAAGGGAGTTGTTGAATTTTGAAAATATTTTTACATGTTTGTTGTGCTCCAGATTTAGTATTAGCTCATAAAAAATTAAAGAAAAACAATATAGAATATACAACTTTTTTTTATAATCCAAATATATACCCATTTGAAGAATATGAAAGAAGATATGAGGCCTTTTTAAAATTGAAAGGAATGTGGAATTTCGACGAAAAGTCAATAGATTATAACCATAAAGAATTTTTAGATTCTATGGAAAATGTTGATGTGAAAAACGAACAAAAAAGATGTTATAAGTGTATGTATATGAGAATGGAGAAAACAGTTATTGAAGCTAAAAAAAATGGATATGAAATATTCTCAACTACCTTATTATCCAGTCCAAGAAAAAATCATGAAGATATAAAAAATATTGCTAAAGAGTTAGAAAAAAGATACAACATAAAGTTTTATTATAACAATTTTAGATCAAATAATGCAATTTCAGAAGGAGCAAAATTTTGTAAAATAAATAATATATATAGGCAACAATATTGTGGATGTGAATATTCCTTAATAGAAGCAGAAAATATCAGAAAAAAATCCTTAGAAAAAAGAAAAAAACTATTATCCAAAATGCTTGATTTTGATTTTACAGAATTAATGAATAAAGATTTGCTGAAAATTCCAGAAGATTTATATCCTGGATATCTTTATGAATATGGAATAGAAGTATTAAAATATTTAAAACCAAAGATTATAATAATGCGAAGAGAAATAGCGAAAGATTTTAATATAAAAAACGGAAGAAACAAAATAGGAAACTGGAAATCAAAAATTATAATTGTTTAGGGGGATATTATGAAAAATTTAGAAAATATTGAATTAAAAATAATGAGCAGAACAAAGTATATAAAAATTCTTAGAGAAGCAATGAAATACTTTTTAAAGTTAAATGATTATAACGAAGAAGAGCAAATATTCTTTATGGAACTTGCTTTAAATGAAGCTGTGGCAAATGTAATAGAACATACTTACAAGTTT
The genomic region above belongs to Marinitoga sp. 1197 and contains:
- a CDS encoding ComEA family DNA-binding protein; its protein translation is MRMNKVIIVIIIFLIALLIYLFNNEESRDIQYSKYEKIDLSNFTIDEIVKIPGIGIKKATEIKKYEEEYGFNSIEDLKKVPGIGEKTYQKIKKYFYISQNIYILRTVEKINLNTASYEELIKLPGIGEKSAKKIINYRKIKRIENLEELRKIGINSSQIKQIKGVVEF
- a CDS encoding epoxyqueuosine reductase QueH, whose protein sequence is MKIFLHVCCAPDLVLAHKKLKKNNIEYTTFFYNPNIYPFEEYERRYEAFLKLKGMWNFDEKSIDYNHKEFLDSMENVDVKNEQKRCYKCMYMRMEKTVIEAKKNGYEIFSTTLLSSPRKNHEDIKNIAKELEKRYNIKFYYNNFRSNNAISEGAKFCKINNIYRQQYCGCEYSLIEAENIRKKSLEKRKKLLSKMLDFDFTELMNKDLLKIPEDLYPGYLYEYGIEVLKYLKPKIIIMRREIAKDFNIKNGRNKIGNWKSKIIIV